A genome region from Schlesneria paludicola DSM 18645 includes the following:
- a CDS encoding nitrilase family protein yields the protein MLEKHVDNTTAATIRRNSPVRVAVVQFDPQVGLENREANLAAVQQRLKLAVAEGANLIVLPELATTGYTFFSREEAYAHSEPVPSGPTVQVWEEFARAYGVYIVGCLPERDGVTLYDTAVLVGPEGFVGKYRKTHLWNEEKLFFTPGDLGYPVFDTRIGRIGLLVCWDIWFPETVRIIAQQGADIICIPTGWVWTPPPLYDASGTCMAAYLTMTAAHANTIFIATADRIGVERTSGFMGNSLIAGTNGWPVGRIAGPDEDTILYADIDLVETRTAPIWNRLNDLPRDRRVDLYDQMLGYRGGSPLPR from the coding sequence ATGTTAGAAAAGCATGTCGACAATACCACTGCCGCCACGATTCGCCGCAACAGCCCGGTCCGAGTCGCTGTCGTTCAGTTTGATCCTCAGGTCGGTTTGGAAAATCGAGAGGCAAATCTCGCTGCGGTCCAACAGCGTCTGAAGTTGGCGGTCGCAGAGGGGGCGAACCTCATCGTTCTGCCGGAACTCGCCACGACGGGCTACACGTTTTTCTCCCGCGAAGAGGCTTATGCTCATTCCGAGCCGGTGCCCTCCGGTCCCACGGTCCAGGTCTGGGAAGAGTTCGCGAGGGCTTATGGCGTCTACATCGTCGGCTGCCTGCCCGAACGAGACGGCGTGACGCTTTACGACACCGCGGTTCTGGTGGGGCCGGAGGGTTTTGTCGGCAAGTATCGCAAGACCCATCTGTGGAATGAGGAGAAGCTATTCTTCACGCCCGGCGATCTCGGCTATCCCGTGTTCGACACACGGATTGGGCGCATCGGCCTTCTCGTTTGCTGGGACATCTGGTTTCCCGAGACAGTTCGGATTATTGCGCAGCAAGGGGCCGACATCATCTGCATTCCGACTGGATGGGTGTGGACTCCTCCGCCCCTCTATGATGCGAGCGGCACCTGCATGGCTGCCTACCTCACCATGACCGCCGCTCATGCCAATACCATCTTCATCGCCACGGCCGACCGCATCGGTGTGGAGCGAACCTCTGGCTTCATGGGCAACTCGCTCATTGCTGGAACCAACGGCTGGCCCGTGGGCCGCATCGCCGGGCCTGATGAGGATACGATCCTCTATGCCGACATCGACTTGGTCGAAACCCGCACGGCACCCATCTGGAACCGGTTGAACGATCTGCCCCGCGATCGGCGCGTCGACCTTTACGACCAGATGCTTGGCTATCGGGGCGGCAGCCCGCTGCCTCGATAG
- a CDS encoding winged helix-turn-helix transcriptional regulator has translation MKRKSMEGAECPVARSLDLIGDWWTLLLVRDAFDGIRRFSEFQHSLGISKGILAARLRALQEAGILQPVEPEDGGAYREYVLTPKGRDLFNVIVSLRQWGEAHCFQPDEAHSVLVEKSSGEPVGPLTLRNARGRSLDASATEVRKVGD, from the coding sequence ATGAAGCGCAAGAGCATGGAAGGAGCCGAGTGCCCAGTGGCCCGATCCCTGGACCTGATCGGCGACTGGTGGACATTGCTGCTCGTGCGCGATGCGTTTGACGGCATACGCCGCTTCAGTGAGTTCCAACACAGCCTCGGGATCTCGAAGGGCATCCTTGCTGCCCGACTAAGGGCCCTCCAGGAGGCCGGCATCCTGCAGCCGGTCGAGCCCGAGGACGGTGGTGCGTACCGCGAATATGTGTTGACACCAAAGGGACGCGACCTCTTCAACGTAATCGTCAGCCTAAGGCAGTGGGGAGAAGCCCATTGCTTCCAGCCTGACGAGGCACATTCGGTGCTCGTGGAGAAGTCGAGCGGCGAACCTGTTGGACCGCTTACGCTTCGAAATGCGAGAGGGCGCTCACTCGATGCCTCCGCGACTGAAGTGCGCAAAGTCGGCGATTGA